In Haemorhous mexicanus isolate bHaeMex1 chromosome 21, bHaeMex1.pri, whole genome shotgun sequence, the following proteins share a genomic window:
- the CDC26 gene encoding anaphase-promoting complex subunit CDC26, producing MLRRKPTRLELKLDDIEEFESVRKELESRRKQRDEAEAAADGEEAAAIGALGTEHKSREQLINDRIGYKPQPKAGGRTAHFGTFEF from the exons ATGCTCCGTCGGAAGCCGACACGGCTGGAGCTGAAGCTGGACGACATCGAGGAGTTCGAGAGCGTCcggaaggagctggag AGCCGCAGGAAGCAGCGGGATgaggcggaggcggcggcggacGGCGAGGAGGCGGCGGCGATCGGAGCGCTGGGCACGGAGCACAAGAGCCGCGAGCAGCTCATCAATGACCGCATCGGGTACAAGCCGCAGCCCAAGGCCGGCGGCCGCACCGCGCACTTCGGCACCTTCGAGTTCTGA